The DNA segment GTGCGGGTGCTCACGGAAAACTGACTTCACCACAGGGGGCTATCGTCAGAAATTGGAAAACCCGCATGCCCAGCCAATACCTGGCTCGTGAACAGGATTTCACCGCGGGTCAGCGCCGACTGGAATCAGCCGAGTTGCCGCTGGAGTTTATGATGAATGCCTTGCGTCTTAGCGATGGAGTCGAGCGCAGCCTTTTCACAGAACGAACGGGACTCCCGATCAGTCGTATCGATCAGCCGCTACAACAAGCGGAGGCCAAAGGCTTATTCGAGAACCTGACACGATTACAGCCGAGCGAGCGAGGACGACTCTTCCTTAACGACTTACTGGAACTTTTTTTACCCTGATTGCTATGCAGATACTTTTCGACTTTTTTATCAACCTGTCTCACTGGTCCCGGTCATATCTACCGGAAATCTCCCTGGCGATACTTGCCACCCTGATGGTGATCTATGGTGCCACCCTGAACCGGGCGATAAAGCGCAATATCAGACAACTCAACTTTATCCTGAGAACCAGTATCTTTATTCTGGTATGCGCCCTGGGCTACGGGGCCACACTGAT comes from the Aestuariirhabdus haliotis genome and includes:
- a CDS encoding DUF3392 domain-containing protein, with amino-acid sequence MQILFDFFINLSHWSRSYLPEISLAILATLMVIYGATLNRAIKRNIRQLNFILRTSIFILVCALGYGATLILVSPLLAQMLAQFNNQTLSPVLLLCFVLLGFLADRNN